TTTTGGGCCCATCCGAAGTCGGCCTTCTGAGCTCTGGCCCAGTTACCTTCCCCGTCGTTGTGCGTGGCAGGCACCACGCACCTGGAAGCTTCCGATCCAATCGACGGCTCCCCTCCTCTGTCGGCTCGTCTTCTCGCGTCCGTCTCCGGCGTCGAACACTCGAACCCCCTCCGGCCACCGTGCAGAGTCTACTCCTTTGCAAGTGAGAAGCGCCGCCTGGAAGGGATTCTTCCAGGATTGGAGGAGCCGCCGCTGTCCTCACCCCTGCTGGGCCGGCGTCGAGCGGAGATCCAGTCGGAAACTAAACTGACCTCGTCTTTTGCCGGTAAGAAATCCTCTAGCTTGTTCCGCGGGATCCTTTCTTTGCTGCGAGTGATCTAGTCCAAATCTTCCTTGCTGAGATGTATATGTATACTCCAGTTCTGCAATCCATCCATACACTTAATTGCTGTTTTGCTTGCTATGTGTGTGCGCGCGGGCGCTAAAAGCAGTGTATTTTTCTTACTTTGGGGGCTCCAGCTGAACTGCGATATTTGTATGTTGATTCCAGCATTCCCATCAGGAGAAGCAATGTCAGGAGTGATCACAAAGTTCGCGGTTGCATCCATGGTGATGTGGATGGCCCCGGTTGCGATCGTGTATGGGTTCTACTACCAGGTGTTTCCAGGTTAGGCTGCTGTTCCTGTTCTCATTACTGCATGGTGTGTTCCATCTATTATGTTCAAATGAAGTACATGAGTTCGTTTTGGTAACGATAGGTATGTTTCCTTGTTCAGGTGTGAGTCAGATGTCATCCTCGGCGCAGACACTCGCCAGCGGGTTCCTTGCCGTCATATCAGTCAATCTGGTGATCGGCTTTTACATATGCATGGCAATGAAGGAGACTCCGCACCAGGAGCCGCAGCCAGATCCCACCTTCTTGGCGAATGCTAAAGCGAGTATCAACCAGCCAACATCTTCTCAAGTGAGTGATGATTccaaggggaaggggaaggttGAGTAAGCTGTAGCATGTTGGCTTGGGTCTTCtgtatgttaagagcatgttaTTCAGGAGGAATAGTTGTGCTATGCCACCACACAATACCATGGCCTTTAAAATTTCACGATTTCGCTGTAAATCTTGACGGTTATGGTTATGGAACCATTTGAAGATGAACCTCTTGTATCTGTTTACAATGGAAACTGTGTCCAATGTGTTATTTTGGTTAGGATTCTCATCAAAACTACCGGTGGTTATGTATTAGTTCCTTTTTGGTGATTTGGTTAGATCCTATTTAGTGTATGCCTTGAACATACATATGCTGCAATGTGGTTCCATTCTGGCTTGTGTTGAGATACAATCCAACAACATAGTTAATAGGTGATATTTGAATAGTTTGCTTCAGTGTACAATGGATATTTTTTCTGTGCACGATTGTAATCTGTAGTAACTCTGGTCAAACTTGTTATGTCTGTTAAATGACGATTTAGCGCTATAATATTATTAtgccagaagaagaaaaattggTTACTTAGAAAGCTGGAGCTGCCAAGCTGGTATGGTTCTTAATTGCtgtttttccattttcttttggcATGACAGCAACTTTGATGCAAGGATAGATGGGATTTTATGTGGGGCATCCAAACTCTTATACCCTAAACTTTTGTTAAATTGGTGTTCTTCCTAAAGGATGATGGTCAGCCTGCGTAGAGCCGTAGAGCCGTGGACCTTTGTACCTGTCTGTTGGTCATAATGTTTGACTATAAAGTTTCTCTGTTTCTTCTGGTTATTGCGGTAAGCTAAGGATGCAGATGTAGCTAACTAATCACGTAATCTCATGAAGTACAAAAATACCATCTGAGACTATATTGTATTGGAAAATGGAAAACTTGTGGATTAATACGATAATTCCTTCACCATGAGCCATCTTATTATGAGAAAATGGAGAACTCTTGAACAAATACAATCTAGCCTTGAACTCAAACAGAGAATACTGGTGGAAACACCATTTTCTGATGGTCTGTAGATCTATGCCCATATGGCAAGCATAGACATCATTCCTGCACCTAAGAAAAGTGCAAGATATGTCATCAGCTGAAGCTTTGTATTTGTCTGTAGTTTCGGGTTGTTGAAATCTGTGGCCAGAAGATCAACTAATGACATGTAAATCAAAATTCCTGCTGAGGCTGAGTTGAAAACTCCTTCAACAACGAAGGCAGTAGCGCTATGGCCATTGTAGCTAGATGATATGCCAATCCCTAATGCAATACCTATGGGTGCAGTTAGGGAGAAAAAAATTGCCATCATGACGGTTGCCCTTAACTTGAAATTTGCCTGCAACAAGGTGGAAACCAGAGGGTGTTAGTTTTCTTATTGATGTGAAACACAATATGAAATTAATTATTTCTCCTTTGTGttcatttatttttccttcttaattttatttcttgctttaACTTATGAAGTAACAATTATTACCAGGGTTCATTTACATGAagtttgagatttatttgattTAGCTTCTGCAACATGTCTGTTCACGGGTTGATCATTAATCCATGCTGGGATATGTTTATTTTTGTAATTACTGAAAAAAGGGTTAGTAATGGTTCGTGCTTATAATGTGGTATGTTGCTGTCCAAGATTTGTTCTGTTTCAACTTGATATATCTCCCTGTGTACTTCCTCTCGTTTTAACACACTCCTGGAGTTTTACTGGTATAAATTTCCTGATAGCTGAGTTTTGGAATTGCCCTGTAGCTTATCATTATTTTAGTCAAAAGGTGGAGAATGGTTAGATTTTCAGTGAGATATATGCAGGTATTGTAGGTTATGGGGAAACATATACCTGCACAATGCAACCACCCAAGCCTATGCCTTCAAAGAGTTGATGAAAGCTAAGGGCACCAACAAGAGGCCTGATGGTGGATGACCTCACAGATGTACCTAAGGACACTCCAATGATCACAGAATGCACCAAAATTCCGAGCTCAAGGACCTGTATGATGAGATATTTATTTTGTTatctcaaaaaggaaaaagtgcACTAGAGTCAATTCTTGGGCTGGAGAGGAACATTATAATCTGAAGCACAAATTAACACGCACTTAATAGGTATGAATCTCCTCGTCCCAATCTCCATTTCTTCATCTTGTGTTATTTGAAAGAGCAAAACTAGATGCACTATACTGATTTTGGGAGAAGTATTAATATATCATTATGCCTTTGTGTGCAAATTACATATATCTACCGTGCAGTGTAAATATCTGATTGATCATAATGAGATATTTGGATCTAATTCACTAAATTGCTGCATTCTTCATTGATTCTGTGCACTACTCATGGAAAAAAGAATGTATCGTTGATTCAATTTAAAGTTATGCCTTTCATGCTTCTTTATGATTTTATCGTGCATTAACAAACAATATGACTCTTTTCAGTACTATTTGCGAGGGAGGCTAATGGGCATCAAGTAATTGCTCTTACCTGGGATACCACCCTGTGCCGGATTGTGTCAGCTATTGCAGCCTCCTCAGGTGAACCAATGATATCCACCTCTCCATGCGAATGCCCTTGTGTTTGATGGGTGTGAACATGCACATGTTGTGCATGCCCAGTCCTCTCCTCGTCTCCAGGTTGCTCATGTATCTCTAGGTTGTCAATTGGTCGTGCCTTCTTGAAGTGAGACCGGCGGTAGTACCCAGCAGCCAGTGAGTCTATCACCATTGTGGCCATTGCAGCTGACATTGCAATGAGGCCCGCGAAGGGGAAAACATTCCGATCTCTGCCAACTTTGTAGAGGCATGGGGATGTCAGCCCATCAAATGCTGCTGGCAGAATGTGGACCATGCCAGTGGCAAGTATGACCCCAGCCGCAAATGCCTTGACCGCAAAAAAGATGTCACCATCAGGGTTTAGCGCAGCCATGGAGCGCCCAAGCACCGGCACCAGCACGCCTGCTGCTCCAGCTGTGAGGATGGATGCAATTGCGATCAGCTTCAGCTTCATTGCGCCCAGTTTGTCAGTCTCCGTCCCATCTGTGGCATTTGTGCAGTTGGAGGTGCTGGCAAAAGCCAGTTGTGCAAAGAGCAGGAGCCATGAAAGCACTTTGAAGGTATGCTTCACAGCAGCCATGGCACTGGCTATTTTATGCCTTGTGATATGCTGTATTTTCCAGTGTGAGTTGTGAGGAGATAGAGGCAACGATAGTGCTTTATATAGGACGAATGTGCTGATTGGGAGGGTTGCCAAATTGCCATCCTGTGGACAGGTGGGGTCTGCTACTCTCAGTTTCCAAATCCTGTGGCCAAGTGTAAAAAGCTGCCATGTTGTTGATCATGCTGGAGCTTATACCAGTCATCAGTGTAAAGGACTGAACTCCACAACATAGTGCTTAATTACTGTTGAATTGTCGAAGATGGAAAAAACAGAGATCCAGCCCAGATCTCAGTCTGAATCTCAGTTATCTGAATCTGATCAAGAGTCAGCTGCCGTGTCTCCTGGAACTGTTCATAACTGCTGCATGATGGATGGACAAAAGCATAGGGCAACAGATGCGATTCACCCTATGCAAGCAAGAAAAATATTGGAACCCAGGGTGTGGAATGTACTGGTGGCTGAGGACATGAATGGATGAATGATGCTTTCTTGTGGTCAGAGCATCGTGTAATGTTGACACCATGTTGTCACCAGTTAGTTAATTAGATTAAACTCTTTTGAGGCTTGCACTTTGAAGGTGAGTTCTTTTTGGTGTTGGGCTGAAAAGGCTGTTTTGCACATGCCTAATCATCAGTGATGAGACTGCTATCTGTTCATGGAGTTACCAGTGGAGTCATCACTGATTAAAAATTGACCCTTTTGAAGGGATATTCTTCCTGTTTGTTTGCTGTTGCTAGTTCacttatcttttatttcatctGGAAGACATTACCTCAACGTGCTGCTTTATGAGAGCGCTCCTGGACCAAGCTGATTGGTCGAAGTCCATGGCTTTGGCAGGCATCGCACTGTTTCCTGGAAGCTGCAGCTCTACTTTTACAAAGGGACGAAAGCCTTTCTCCACCGAGAAATTCGTGGTATATGTTGATTGGGACTATCTATTCAATCCTGACATGTGGGGAAGATAAAGAGGTTACAAATAGCAATCCTGCAAAAGTGGCTTACCTGATCAATTGGACTGAAAAAAGAAGATCACACGATACTGAGGTGATGAATGTATGGGCATCAACTGCTTGCTACTGAATAAGTTCAT
This portion of the Setaria viridis chromosome 7, Setaria_viridis_v4.0, whole genome shotgun sequence genome encodes:
- the LOC117865439 gene encoding uncharacterized protein, translated to MSGVITKFAVASMVMWMAPVAIVYGFYYQVFPGVSQMSSSAQTLASGFLAVISVNLVIGFYICMAMKETPHQEPQPDPTFLANAKASINQPTSSQVSDDSKGKGKVE
- the LOC117865438 gene encoding zinc transporter 3 isoform X1 gives rise to the protein MAAVKHTFKVLSWLLLFAQLAFASTSNCTNATDGTETDKLGAMKLKLIAIASILTAGAAGVLVPVLGRSMAALNPDGDIFFAVKAFAAGVILATGMVHILPAAFDGLTSPCLYKVGRDRNVFPFAGLIAMSAAMATMVIDSLAAGYYRRSHFKKARPIDNLEIHEQPGDEERTGHAQHVHVHTHQTQGHSHGEVDIIGSPEEAAIADTIRHRVVSQVLELGILVHSVIIGVSLGTSVRSSTIRPLVGALSFHQLFEGIGLGGCIVQANFKLRATVMMAIFFSLTAPIGIALGIGISSSYNGHSATAFVVEGVFNSASAGILIYMSLVDLLATDFNNPKLQTNTKLQLMTYLALFLGAGMMSMLAIWA
- the LOC117865438 gene encoding zinc transporter 3 isoform X2 gives rise to the protein MAAVKHTFKVLSWLLLFAQLAFASTSNCTNATDGTETDKLGAMKLKLIAIASILTAGAAGVLVPVLGRSMAALNPDGDIFFAVKAFAAGVILATGMVHILPAAFDGLTSPCLYKVGRDRNVFPFAGLIAMSAAMATMVIDSLAAGYYRRSHFKKARPIDNLEIHEQPGDEERTGHAQHVHVHTHQTQGHSHGEVDIIGSPEEAAIADTIRHRVVSQANFKLRATVMMAIFFSLTAPIGIALGIGISSSYNGHSATAFVVEGVFNSASAGILIYMSLVDLLATDFNNPKLQTNTKLQLMTYLALFLGAGMMSMLAIWA